A genomic region of uncultured Roseibium sp. contains the following coding sequences:
- a CDS encoding helix-turn-helix domain-containing protein, translating to MNNPHKNARTCFYSREQIVRRYEAGETAREIAAAFGISVRTVYKWLKRFREHGSRGLIARSSAPRTCSNAYMAGWRNLIVRLRQFNQMNGSCR from the coding sequence ATGAACAACCCGCACAAGAATGCCCGCACCTGTTTTTACAGTCGAGAACAAATCGTTCGACGGTATGAGGCCGGAGAGACGGCCCGTGAGATTGCAGCTGCGTTCGGGATTTCCGTACGTACGGTCTACAAGTGGCTGAAGCGGTTTCGCGAGCATGGCTCCCGCGGGCTGATCGCCCGCTCCAGCGCGCCCAGGACCTGCTCCAATGCATATATGGCCGGATGGCGGAACCTGATCGTCCGGCTGCGCCAATTCAACCAAATGAATGGATCCTGCCGCTAG
- a CDS encoding DUF1491 family protein — protein sequence MRVTSEFFVSALVRRLFAEGGFAAVSKRGAEEAGAVFVSVDRLDRTFDLYGPAPQAFFSEQPQGRLFERILSGVAAEAVSGRLERESRMDPDYWLVEIEARDGAVDLPLAADEDSQPPPGAGFFKF from the coding sequence ATGAGGGTCACGTCCGAGTTCTTCGTGAGTGCGCTGGTCCGCAGACTGTTCGCGGAAGGCGGTTTCGCGGCTGTTTCCAAACGCGGAGCGGAAGAGGCGGGCGCGGTCTTTGTCAGTGTCGACAGGCTTGATCGAACATTCGATCTCTACGGGCCCGCGCCCCAGGCCTTTTTCAGCGAGCAGCCGCAGGGGCGACTTTTCGAGCGCATTCTGTCTGGCGTTGCCGCCGAGGCGGTTTCCGGGCGACTGGAGCGCGAATCCCGGATGGATCCGGACTACTGGCTCGTCGAGATCGAGGCGCGTGACGGGGCCGTTGACCTGCCCCTGGCCGCCGATGAAGACAGTCAGCCCCCTCCCGGTGCGGGTTTCTTCAAGTTCTAG